The following are encoded in a window of Sulfitobacter sp. S190 genomic DNA:
- a CDS encoding CreA family protein produces MIPLRTLCGLFAFSALSAQADVVGNVDVDWLGNDIIIEALEDPEVQGVTCHLTYFERGIIDRLQKGNWFEDPSNSAISCRQTGPITVGDIDRGREGEDVFRERRSIVFKTIRVKRIFDADNNTLIYVSHARDVQNGSAKMAISTVPLYQQGQ; encoded by the coding sequence ATGATCCCTCTCCGCACGCTGTGCGGCCTTTTCGCCTTTTCCGCCCTTTCTGCCCAAGCCGATGTCGTTGGCAACGTCGACGTCGACTGGTTGGGCAATGACATCATCATCGAGGCGCTGGAAGATCCCGAAGTGCAGGGCGTTACCTGTCACCTGACCTATTTCGAGCGCGGCATCATCGACCGTCTGCAAAAGGGCAACTGGTTCGAGGATCCGTCCAATTCCGCGATTTCGTGCCGCCAGACCGGCCCGATCACGGTGGGTGACATCGACCGGGGCCGCGAGGGCGAGGATGTATTTCGCGAGCGCCGCTCCATCGTATTCAAGACAATCCGCGTAAAGCGTATCTTTGACGCGGATAACAACACGCTGATTTACGTCAGCCACGCACGCGATGTGCAGAACGGGTCGGCCAAAATGGCGATTTCGACCGTCCCGCTTTACCAGCAGGGGCAGTGA
- a CDS encoding HAD-IA family hydrolase: MKAIFFGSLSVLADTSEMQREAFNDAFKDADLDWSWDAEMYRDLLEKSGGRARITEYARTKGVRVDSAALHARKSELFQKRLRQGGIEVRPLTRELMAYARVENLQTAFVSTTSKANIDALFEGLGGREALGLSLVTSGDDAVASKPNPEIYKLALGRLDLMAADVIAVEDNVEGVQAAENAAIRCLAYPNANTQHNDFGDTPMAEDWLRRRAAA; encoded by the coding sequence ATGAAAGCTATTTTCTTCGGCTCTTTGAGCGTTTTGGCAGACACATCGGAAATGCAGCGCGAGGCGTTCAACGATGCGTTCAAGGATGCCGATCTGGATTGGTCCTGGGACGCCGAGATGTACCGTGATCTGCTGGAGAAATCCGGCGGGCGGGCGCGGATCACGGAGTATGCGCGCACCAAGGGCGTGCGGGTCGATTCTGCGGCACTGCACGCGCGCAAGTCGGAGCTGTTCCAGAAACGTCTGCGTCAGGGCGGGATCGAAGTGCGGCCGCTGACGCGGGAGCTGATGGCCTATGCCCGCGTCGAAAACCTGCAGACCGCGTTTGTGTCCACCACATCCAAGGCAAATATCGACGCCTTGTTCGAGGGGCTGGGCGGGCGCGAGGCGCTGGGGCTTTCGCTGGTCACGTCGGGTGACGATGCGGTGGCCAGCAAGCCCAATCCCGAGATCTACAAACTGGCGCTGGGGCGGCTGGACCTGATGGCGGCCGATGTGATCGCGGTGGAGGATAATGTCGAGGGCGTGCAGGCGGCCGAGAACGCGGCAATCCGTTGTCTGGCGTACCCCAATGCAAATACGCAGCACAATGATTTCGGCGACACGCCGATGGCCGAGGACTGGTTGCGCCGCCGCGCGGCGGCCTGA
- a CDS encoding lytic murein transglycosylase yields MTLSRRNFTLFGLGTVALAACGAAPVTRSAGGGGLPADLRPTPNAAYDAWVAGFRARAPRQGISDSTLAAAFRGTGYLPGCVKRDRNQTEFKRSLEDYLSIAASDERVSKGRAAFARNANTLRTLEGQYGVDANIICAIWGLESFFGERRGDVPVISATSTLAFDGRRGAFFEKQLVAALKILQNGDITPARMTGSWAGAMGHTQFIPTSYQAFAVDFTGDGRRDIWSEDPTDALASTAAYLQRNGWQRGVRWGAEVGSGAAQGRIIQPQAGGPRFAVTRNFNVIKRYNNSDAYAIGVGHLADRIAGGGPLRTPFPPDENGLTKDDRVRLQQRLTARGFDTGGSDGVIGPKSEAAIRAYQTSIGQPATGRPSPALLRTLG; encoded by the coding sequence ATGACACTCAGCAGACGGAATTTCACATTATTCGGCCTTGGCACGGTGGCGCTTGCCGCCTGCGGGGCCGCGCCGGTCACGCGGTCTGCGGGTGGGGGCGGTTTGCCGGCCGATCTGCGCCCGACCCCCAACGCGGCCTATGATGCGTGGGTTGCGGGGTTTCGTGCCCGTGCCCCGCGACAGGGCATATCCGACAGCACATTGGCGGCGGCGTTTCGCGGGACGGGGTATTTGCCCGGCTGCGTCAAACGCGACCGTAACCAGACCGAGTTCAAGCGCAGTCTGGAGGATTACCTCTCGATCGCGGCGTCGGACGAGCGGGTGTCGAAGGGCCGCGCGGCCTTTGCCCGCAACGCAAACACGCTGCGCACGCTGGAGGGCCAATACGGTGTCGATGCCAACATCATCTGCGCGATCTGGGGGTTGGAGAGCTTTTTCGGGGAAAGGCGCGGCGATGTGCCGGTGATTTCGGCGACATCGACGCTGGCCTTTGACGGACGGCGCGGTGCGTTCTTCGAAAAGCAGCTGGTGGCGGCGCTGAAGATCCTGCAGAACGGCGATATCACACCGGCGCGCATGACCGGCAGCTGGGCAGGCGCGATGGGCCACACGCAGTTCATCCCCACATCCTATCAGGCGTTTGCGGTAGATTTCACCGGTGACGGCCGGCGCGACATCTGGTCCGAAGACCCCACGGATGCGCTGGCCTCGACGGCGGCGTACCTGCAGCGCAACGGCTGGCAGCGCGGCGTGCGGTGGGGTGCGGAGGTTGGCAGTGGCGCAGCGCAGGGCCGCATCATCCAGCCGCAGGCAGGCGGGCCGCGCTTTGCCGTGACGCGCAATTTCAACGTGATCAAACGCTACAACAACTCGGACGCCTATGCGATCGGGGTGGGCCATCTGGCCGATCGCATTGCGGGCGGTGGACCGCTGCGCACGCCCTTCCCGCCGGACGAGAACGGGTTGACCAAGGACGACCGCGTGCGGCTGCAACAACGCCTGACCGCGCGGGGCTTCGACACCGGTGGCAGCGATGGCGTGATCGGACCCAAGAGCGAGGCGGCGATCCGCGCCTACCAGACAAGCATCGGGCAACCGGCCACGGGCCGCCCCTCGCCCGCGCTGCTGCGCACGCTTGGATAG
- a CDS encoding aminotransferase class V-fold PLP-dependent enzyme, producing MDTPNITEALLTDIRDRFAHVDTCPFEGPRVFFENAGGALTLKSVVDTSAKFAAIPDNQGRDNPASHALVALIAKAKADMAVFFNAPQGQFFVGESGTELLFRLIRTAIVGTGDGQVLGSTLEHPATRSAAQHWAQIAGKAHVLVTHDNTTGSVDPAQYAADITPDTRVATILHTSPVTGMGVDVAGIAAAIRKTAPECIIIVDGIQHAAHGRLDIASYDVDGYVVSPYKVFSRHGYGVAWVSERLDALSHEHLIDAPGDPWEFGTRDTGAYVTFSDVVDYFDWLGGEVSAASDRRARIVAAGEAIHAHEKTLTDAMIHGVGNQTGLADLPGITIIGGVDNPRREGLVTIAVACMQAPDVVTQLRERGIRTHTRKADHYSGNILDPLGLQNAIRVSMCHYNTEAEVAQFLHAMREITDAV from the coding sequence ATGGACACACCGAACATCACCGAAGCACTTCTGACCGACATCCGCGACCGCTTTGCGCATGTCGACACGTGCCCCTTTGAGGGCCCGCGCGTGTTTTTCGAAAACGCGGGTGGGGCGCTGACCCTGAAATCCGTGGTCGACACGTCCGCGAAATTCGCGGCGATCCCCGACAATCAAGGGCGTGACAATCCGGCATCCCACGCCCTTGTTGCGCTGATCGCCAAGGCCAAGGCGGATATGGCGGTGTTCTTCAACGCCCCCCAGGGCCAGTTTTTCGTCGGCGAAAGCGGGACCGAGCTTTTGTTCCGCCTGATCCGCACGGCAATTGTCGGCACCGGCGATGGGCAGGTTCTGGGCAGCACCCTCGAGCACCCCGCCACCCGAAGCGCGGCACAGCATTGGGCGCAGATCGCGGGCAAAGCGCATGTTCTGGTGACCCACGACAACACGACAGGTTCGGTCGATCCCGCGCAATACGCCGCCGACATCACGCCCGACACGCGCGTTGCCACCATCCTGCACACGTCGCCGGTGACGGGCATGGGCGTCGATGTCGCCGGGATTGCCGCCGCCATCCGCAAAACCGCCCCCGAATGCATCATCATCGTGGATGGCATCCAGCACGCGGCACACGGCAGGCTCGATATCGCCAGCTACGACGTGGATGGCTATGTGGTCTCGCCCTACAAGGTCTTCTCGCGCCACGGCTACGGGGTGGCGTGGGTTTCCGAACGGCTCGATGCGCTCAGCCACGAACACCTCATCGACGCACCCGGCGATCCGTGGGAATTCGGCACCCGCGACACGGGCGCCTACGTGACGTTTTCGGACGTGGTGGATTATTTCGACTGGCTCGGCGGAGAGGTCTCCGCGGCCTCCGACAGGCGCGCCCGCATCGTGGCCGCAGGAGAGGCGATCCATGCCCACGAAAAAACCCTGACAGATGCCATGATCCACGGGGTCGGAAATCAGACGGGGCTCGCGGATCTGCCGGGGATCACGATCATCGGCGGCGTCGACAACCCGCGGCGCGAAGGTCTGGTAACCATCGCCGTTGCGTGCATGCAAGCGCCCGATGTGGTGACACAACTGCGCGAAAGGGGCATCCGCACCCATACCCGCAAGGCCGATCACTATTCGGGAAACATCCTCGATCCGCTGGGCCTGCAAAACGCAATCCGTGTCTCGATGTGCCACTACAACACCGAAGCTGAAGTGGCACAGTTCCTGCACGCCATGCGCGAAATCACCGACGCGGTATAA
- a CDS encoding amidase has translation MNVVEASIADLRDALESGAATSLGLVETYLDRIAAYDRNGPCLNAVPVLDPAARAEAAASDARRKAGQTRGPLDGIPYTAKNSFKVKGLTVAAGSPAFADLVATDDAFAIARLRAAGAILLGLTNMPPMANGGMQRGLYGRALSPYNAAYLTAAFASGSSNGSGTATAASFAAFGLGEETWSSGRAPASNNALCAYTPSRGIISVRGNWPLVPTMDVVVPHTRSMADMLEVLDVLVTDDPETRGDFWRAQPWVSLPAATQVRPVRYTALAGASLSGKRFGIPAMYINRDTHAGTGPDPGIGGPTGQKIETRASVITLWSAAKRALENAGATVVTVDFPAVSNYEGDRPDAPKIGTRGILPAAYLHHEITDLSVWAWDDFLRANNDPDLSRLADVDGSKIFPPPPGSLPDRYTGFDDDIADYPAHARAHPRQSFTDIPTLAEGLRGLEETRRIDLEDWMDALGLDAVIFPAVADVGPSDADTDPASADLAWRNGVWVANGNLAIRHLGIPTVTVPMGTMDDTGMPVGLTFAGRAYDDTSLLALACAFEATGPYRTAPDSTS, from the coding sequence TTGAACGTCGTCGAGGCGTCCATCGCGGATTTGCGCGATGCGCTGGAAAGCGGTGCCGCGACATCCCTCGGTCTGGTGGAAACCTATCTCGACCGGATCGCGGCATACGACCGCAACGGCCCTTGCCTGAATGCGGTGCCGGTGCTTGATCCCGCCGCGCGCGCCGAGGCCGCAGCTTCCGATGCGAGGCGCAAAGCGGGCCAAACACGCGGTCCGCTCGATGGCATCCCCTACACCGCCAAGAACAGCTTCAAGGTCAAAGGCCTGACCGTCGCCGCAGGCTCGCCCGCCTTTGCCGATCTTGTCGCGACCGACGACGCCTTCGCAATCGCCCGCCTGCGCGCGGCTGGTGCCATACTTCTGGGTCTCACCAATATGCCGCCCATGGCCAACGGTGGCATGCAGCGCGGCCTCTACGGACGGGCCCTGTCGCCCTACAATGCCGCCTATCTCACCGCGGCCTTCGCCTCGGGCTCCTCCAACGGATCGGGGACCGCAACCGCCGCGAGCTTCGCGGCCTTCGGTCTGGGCGAAGAAACCTGGTCCAGCGGCCGCGCACCGGCCTCCAACAACGCGCTGTGCGCCTATACCCCCAGCCGCGGCATCATTTCGGTGCGGGGAAACTGGCCTCTTGTGCCGACGATGGATGTTGTCGTGCCCCACACGCGCAGCATGGCCGACATGCTCGAAGTGCTCGACGTTCTGGTGACCGACGATCCCGAAACGCGGGGTGATTTCTGGCGCGCGCAGCCTTGGGTGTCGCTGCCCGCCGCCACGCAGGTGCGTCCGGTCCGCTACACGGCGCTTGCGGGGGCGTCCCTGTCGGGCAAACGCTTCGGCATCCCCGCGATGTACATCAACCGCGACACCCACGCCGGTACAGGCCCCGATCCGGGCATCGGCGGCCCCACGGGGCAGAAAATCGAAACCCGCGCGTCGGTCATCACCCTGTGGAGCGCCGCAAAACGGGCGCTCGAAAATGCGGGGGCTACCGTCGTCACCGTCGATTTTCCCGCCGTCTCGAACTACGAAGGCGACCGGCCCGACGCACCCAAGATCGGCACCCGCGGTATCCTTCCCGCCGCCTACCTGCACCACGAAATCACGGACCTTTCGGTCTGGGCCTGGGATGATTTTCTCAGGGCCAACAACGATCCCGACCTGTCGCGCCTCGCCGATGTGGACGGCTCCAAAATCTTTCCGCCGCCCCCCGGCAGCCTGCCCGACAGATATACAGGTTTCGATGACGATATCGCCGATTACCCCGCTCACGCGCGTGCGCACCCGCGCCAAAGCTTCACGGACATACCGACCCTCGCAGAGGGCCTGCGCGGGCTGGAGGAAACCCGCCGCATCGATCTGGAGGACTGGATGGATGCGCTTGGCCTCGATGCGGTGATCTTTCCGGCGGTGGCGGATGTGGGCCCATCGGATGCCGACACCGATCCGGCCTCCGCCGATCTGGCGTGGCGCAACGGCGTCTGGGTCGCCAATGGCAACCTCGCGATCCGGCACCTTGGCATCCCCACCGTCACCGTGCCAATGGGCACGATGGACGACACCGGCATGCCCGTCGGTCTGACCTTCGCGGGCCGCGCCTATGACGACACGTCCCTGCTCGCGCTGGCCTGCGCCTTTGAGGCCACAGGCCCCTACCGCACCGCACCCGACAGCACGTCATGA
- a CDS encoding histone deacetylase family protein → METIFTERHKLRNSKTELYGGELVEPFERPSRADDIIDRVRAVNLGPVSAPDDFGMDPILAIHDPAFIAFLQTAWDDWQAEGFKGEAMPMVWPARRMSRRIPTHVEGRLGYYALACETTISGGTWEAAYAAAQVALTGAQRLNDGARAVFSLCRPPGHHAAIDMYGGYCFVNNAAVAAQHLRDTGAERVAILDVDFHHGNGTQDIFDARDDVLFVSLHGDPMHAFPHFLGHADERGSGAGQGYTVNYPMPPGTDFGTWRAALADGLSRIAEFAPDKLIISLGVDTFETDPISFFKLASDDFATYGADIAALGLPTLFVMEGGYDIAEIGVNTVNVLQGFEGAS, encoded by the coding sequence GTGGAAACGATCTTCACCGAACGGCACAAACTGCGGAACTCGAAAACCGAGCTTTACGGCGGTGAGCTTGTCGAGCCGTTCGAACGTCCCTCCCGCGCCGACGACATCATCGACCGCGTGCGCGCGGTAAACCTCGGCCCCGTCAGCGCCCCTGACGATTTCGGCATGGACCCGATACTGGCCATCCACGATCCCGCCTTCATCGCATTTCTGCAAACCGCGTGGGACGACTGGCAGGCCGAGGGCTTCAAGGGCGAAGCCATGCCCATGGTCTGGCCCGCGCGGCGCATGTCGCGGCGCATCCCCACCCATGTCGAAGGGCGGCTGGGATACTATGCGCTGGCCTGCGAAACCACGATATCGGGCGGTACATGGGAGGCCGCATACGCCGCCGCGCAAGTGGCGCTGACGGGGGCGCAGCGGCTCAATGACGGGGCGCGCGCGGTGTTTTCGCTCTGCCGCCCGCCCGGTCACCATGCCGCAATCGATATGTACGGCGGCTACTGCTTTGTGAACAACGCCGCGGTCGCTGCGCAGCATCTGCGCGACACGGGCGCCGAACGTGTCGCCATTCTCGACGTTGATTTCCACCACGGCAACGGCACGCAAGACATATTCGATGCCCGCGACGACGTGCTGTTTGTCTCGCTGCACGGGGATCCGATGCACGCCTTCCCGCATTTTCTGGGCCACGCAGACGAACGCGGCAGCGGCGCGGGGCAGGGCTATACCGTGAACTATCCGATGCCCCCCGGCACGGATTTCGGCACATGGCGCGCCGCACTTGCGGATGGCCTGTCGCGCATTGCCGAATTCGCGCCGGACAAGCTCATCATTTCGCTGGGTGTCGACACGTTCGAAACCGATCCGATCAGCTTTTTCAAACTGGCATCGGATGATTTTGCCACCTACGGCGCGGACATCGCGGCGCTGGGCCTGCCGACGCTATTCGTGATGGAAGGCGGCTATGACATCGCCGAGATCGGCGTCAACACCGTCAACGTCCTGCAAGGGTTCGAGGGCGCCAGTTGA
- a CDS encoding extracellular solute-binding protein, with protein MKTLTTSAMALGMLATSALAEGELVIYHWFEYMPAELLEKFTAETGITVTMDTYDSNEAMLASLKAGGMGTYDVAVPGDYMVQIMANEGLLDTIADGELSNKGNISDAWADPAFDPGRKHSIPYQWGSTSFSVNTDDYDGEINTTDILFNPPAELSGKINMLDSQGEVMALASLHMGFPQCDTDRERLSALNDMLQEAKTHWASFNSDTAREVLVSGDVSAGMIYDGFSAKARADRASITYAFPTQGYVVWMDNVVLLKDAPNRDSAIAFMDFLLEPENIAAVSNYARYGLGVDGAAEFLDPALATLPESNPPETAGAGAFIAVCDEQTQAVYDQIWTNLKN; from the coding sequence ATGAAGACACTGACAACATCCGCGATGGCGCTTGGCATGCTGGCGACCTCGGCACTGGCCGAGGGCGAACTCGTGATCTATCACTGGTTCGAATACATGCCCGCCGAATTGCTCGAAAAATTCACCGCCGAAACCGGCATCACCGTGACGATGGACACATACGATTCCAACGAGGCGATGCTGGCGTCCCTGAAGGCGGGCGGCATGGGCACCTATGACGTGGCCGTGCCGGGCGACTACATGGTCCAGATCATGGCGAACGAAGGCCTGCTGGACACGATCGCCGACGGAGAGCTGTCCAACAAGGGCAACATCTCGGACGCCTGGGCCGACCCCGCGTTCGATCCCGGTCGCAAACACTCCATTCCGTACCAGTGGGGCTCGACCTCGTTTTCGGTGAACACCGATGACTACGATGGCGAAATCAACACCACCGACATCCTGTTCAACCCGCCCGCGGAACTGTCGGGCAAGATCAACATGCTCGACAGTCAGGGCGAAGTCATGGCGCTGGCCTCGCTGCACATGGGCTTTCCGCAATGCGACACCGACCGCGAAAGGCTGAGCGCGCTCAACGACATGCTGCAAGAGGCCAAGACGCACTGGGCGTCCTTCAACTCCGACACCGCCCGCGAGGTGCTGGTCTCCGGCGACGTGTCCGCCGGCATGATCTACGACGGCTTCAGCGCCAAGGCCCGCGCAGACCGCGCCAGCATCACCTACGCCTTCCCGACGCAGGGCTATGTCGTCTGGATGGACAACGTGGTGCTGTTGAAGGATGCGCCGAACCGCGACAGCGCAATCGCCTTCATGGATTTCCTGCTGGAGCCGGAAAACATCGCGGCCGTGTCCAACTATGCCCGCTACGGTCTGGGGGTGGACGGGGCCGCCGAATTCCTCGACCCCGCGCTGGCAACACTGCCTGAATCCAACCCGCCTGAAACCGCGGGCGCGGGGGCCTTTATCGCGGTGTGTGATGAGCAGACACAGGCCGTCTATGACCAGATCTGGACCAATCTGAAGAACTAG
- a CDS encoding ABC transporter permease: MSANTDVKTYTGFRFLTLVCLTILYAPLVVVTVYSFNASSSITVWEGLSLRWYIDVFVGPESAKFQRAALNSFSIALIAATLATAIATAAATAIVRGGKFRSRTLSLGLITLPIMVPEIVLAVATLIFFNSIGFTRGYLTILVAHVAFCIPFAYLPIQARMQGIEDTFEHAAMDLYATKAQAFRRILLPLMMPGIISGFLLAFIVSLDDFIITNFVKGAGVETLPTAIFGSVKQGLKPNIMAISTMLLGLSIVMVTISYFVAKSDNTK; encoded by the coding sequence ATGAGCGCGAACACAGACGTCAAAACCTACACCGGTTTTCGTTTCCTCACACTTGTGTGCCTGACCATTCTCTATGCCCCCCTCGTGGTGGTGACGGTCTATTCGTTCAACGCATCAAGCTCGATCACGGTATGGGAAGGCCTGTCGCTGCGGTGGTACATCGACGTTTTCGTCGGGCCAGAAAGCGCGAAGTTCCAGCGGGCCGCGCTCAACTCCTTCTCGATCGCGCTGATTGCCGCAACGCTGGCAACCGCCATCGCCACCGCCGCGGCAACCGCCATCGTGCGGGGGGGCAAATTCCGCTCCCGAACGCTGTCGCTGGGGCTGATCACCCTGCCGATCATGGTGCCCGAAATCGTGCTGGCCGTGGCCACGCTGATCTTTTTCAATTCCATCGGCTTCACCCGCGGCTACCTGACGATCCTCGTGGCGCATGTCGCCTTTTGCATCCCCTTTGCCTACCTGCCGATACAGGCGCGGATGCAGGGGATCGAGGACACTTTCGAGCACGCCGCGATGGACCTCTACGCCACCAAGGCACAGGCGTTCCGGCGCATCCTCCTGCCCTTGATGATGCCCGGCATCATTTCGGGCTTCCTGCTGGCGTTCATCGTCAGCCTCGACGATTTCATCATCACCAATTTCGTGAAGGGCGCGGGTGTCGAAACCCTACCGACGGCGATTTTCGGGTCGGTGAAACAAGGGCTCAAGCCCAACATCATGGCGATCTCTACGATGCTTCTTGGCCTCTCGATCGTGATGGTGACGATCTCCTACTTCGTCGCGAAGTCGGACAATACCAAATAA
- a CDS encoding ABC transporter permease: MAGGAASGGSAASDTYAGARHWLLMPSWLVLVVFVLAPVCVMAIYSFLTKEFRGGVIWDPTLAAYDQFFFDRGLFGDGEPTLQWTYITIFWRSIWQAGLATILSLIIGFPTAYYIATRPASTRALWVFLITIPYWVNLLIRTVSMKFLLRDEGPMNDFLVGIGLIGEPLQIINTNLAVQLGLFYSYLPFMVLPIYASVERYNFNMSEAAADLYATKWTTLRRIVLPAVKPGVIAGCILVFVPSLGAFLAPDLLGGAKNFMIGSLIEEQFKGNAGNWPFGAAASMILLTLVMLLLLVFARQQRRAGAPT, translated from the coding sequence ATGGCGGGCGGTGCGGCGTCCGGCGGCAGTGCTGCCTCCGACACCTACGCAGGGGCGCGTCACTGGCTCTTGATGCCATCGTGGCTGGTGCTTGTCGTTTTCGTGCTGGCACCCGTCTGCGTGATGGCGATCTATTCGTTTCTGACAAAGGAGTTCCGCGGCGGGGTGATCTGGGATCCCACGCTCGCGGCCTATGACCAGTTCTTCTTTGATCGGGGCCTGTTCGGTGATGGCGAACCCACCCTGCAATGGACCTACATCACCATCTTCTGGCGGTCGATCTGGCAGGCGGGGCTGGCCACGATCCTGTCGCTGATCATCGGGTTCCCGACCGCCTATTACATCGCGACGCGTCCCGCCAGCACCCGCGCGCTATGGGTGTTCCTGATCACGATCCCCTATTGGGTCAACCTGCTGATCCGCACCGTATCGATGAAGTTCCTGCTGCGCGACGAAGGGCCGATGAACGATTTCCTCGTCGGCATCGGGCTGATCGGCGAACCCTTGCAGATCATCAATACCAACCTCGCCGTGCAGCTTGGCCTGTTCTACAGCTACCTGCCGTTCATGGTGCTGCCGATCTACGCCTCGGTCGAGCGGTACAATTTCAACATGTCCGAAGCCGCCGCTGACCTTTACGCCACCAAGTGGACGACGCTGCGCCGCATTGTCCTGCCGGCGGTCAAACCCGGTGTGATCGCGGGCTGCATCCTTGTTTTCGTGCCAAGCCTCGGTGCGTTTCTTGCCCCCGATCTGCTGGGGGGCGCAAAGAACTTCATGATCGGCTCGCTCATCGAAGAGCAATTCAAGGGCAACGCCGGAAACTGGCCGTTCGGGGCGGCGGCATCGATGATCCTTCTCACGCTGGTGATGCTGCTCTTGCTGGTTTTCGCACGCCAGCAGCGCCGCGCAGGGGCCCCGACATGA
- a CDS encoding ABC transporter ATP-binding protein, with translation MVKNAQIAVDVRDAVKRYGDFTALEQISLGIRDNEFFTLLGPSGCGKTTLLRMIAGFEDVTEGGIYLFGDEIKTLPPHKRPVNTVFQNYALFPHMTVLENVGFGLEMKGASRAEAARRAGEMLELVQLSQFAKRKPAQLSGGQQQRVALARALAPSPKVLLLDEPLSALDLKLRKAMQIELKHIQRETGITFIFVTHDQEEALTMSDRIAVMSAGRLQQLGAPRDIYEQPRNMFVADFIGDTNLLEVSVDKIDAGRAQCHIGGGHALTCEAVDGVSVGAQVHLSVRPERLVLSEEARHAESLRGVVRENIYIGTDITTLMDLDGGPKITVRTSNTERGNRRIIAPGSAAFVNMEAGAARLLVD, from the coding sequence ATGGTCAAGAACGCTCAGATTGCTGTCGATGTGCGCGATGCCGTGAAACGCTATGGCGACTTTACCGCGCTGGAGCAAATCTCCCTCGGCATTCGGGACAACGAATTCTTCACCCTTCTGGGGCCATCGGGCTGCGGCAAGACAACGCTGCTGCGCATGATCGCGGGGTTCGAGGATGTGACCGAAGGCGGCATCTACCTTTTCGGCGACGAGATAAAGACGCTTCCGCCGCACAAACGTCCCGTGAACACCGTCTTTCAGAACTACGCGCTGTTTCCGCATATGACGGTGCTCGAAAATGTGGGCTTCGGGCTTGAAATGAAGGGCGCATCGCGCGCCGAAGCGGCACGGCGGGCGGGTGAAATGCTCGAGCTGGTGCAGCTGTCGCAATTCGCCAAACGCAAGCCCGCGCAACTCTCCGGAGGGCAGCAACAACGCGTTGCGCTCGCGCGTGCTCTGGCCCCGTCGCCCAAGGTCCTGCTGCTGGATGAACCACTTTCGGCGCTCGACCTGAAGCTGCGCAAGGCGATGCAGATCGAACTGAAACACATCCAGCGCGAAACCGGCATCACCTTCATCTTTGTCACCCATGATCAGGAAGAAGCGCTGACCATGTCGGATCGAATCGCGGTCATGTCCGCGGGCAGATTGCAACAACTCGGGGCGCCGCGGGATATCTATGAACAGCCCCGCAACATGTTCGTGGCCGATTTCATCGGCGATACGAACCTGCTCGAAGTCTCGGTAGACAAGATCGACGCGGGCCGCGCTCAATGCCACATCGGCGGAGGCCACGCGCTGACCTGCGAAGCCGTGGACGGGGTCAGCGTCGGCGCGCAGGTGCACCTGTCCGTCCGGCCCGAACGGCTGGTGCTGTCGGAAGAGGCCAGACACGCCGAAAGCCTGCGCGGTGTGGTGCGCGAAAACATCTACATCGGCACCGACATCACCACGCTGATGGATCTCGACGGCGGCCCAAAGATCACCGTGCGCACCTCCAACACCGAACGCGGCAACCGGCGCATCATCGCTCCGGGGAGCGCTGCCTTCGTGAACATGGAAGCAGGTGCCGCACGCCTGTTGGTCGACTGA